The nucleotide sequence GTTGCCTTTAGGGGTGCTGTGTCTTTGTATTTATAAGTAAAATCAGTTGTAATTTGTGATATCATATATTTAAGGTGTCCTTATACTTGAATCTTCTTCTGTTTTAAGTTTATCAAGACTCTTACCACCATCTCCGCCTAAAAATTTAGGAAGTATTGCTTTAAGTCTTGCAATTAATGCGTCTAGAGAAAAAATACTTTTAATGCCCTTTATTAAAGGGTCGGTAACATGTGTTTGAAAATTAAACGTTAAAGCCCAATCGAGTATTTTGTTTAAAGAAGTAACTAACGGTTCTAATACCTTGGCAGTAAGTTTTGAACCTGTGTCATTAAGCTTTTCTAAGCTACTTTTAGCCTCTTCGCTCGAGCTTGAGTAAGTAGGAAATTTAAGTGAGTTCCAATCGTTAATTACTTCCTTTAGTTTATGACTTCTGTAATCAAGGGCCTGGCCTGGTGCTAGTATGTCATATTCCATTGCGGCTCGTTCATTATATTTACCAGTAAACTCTTTAAATGAGCTCATAATGTCATAAAGAGGACCGCTTTTACCTTGCAAGAATTCTACTACTGCTTTGGTAGCCGAGTTAGTATCATCAACAACCCCAGTAGATTTAAGCTTTGCAGCAAATTCTACTGCCTTTTTAAGATTACTTTCATTGTTTTGACCTAAAAATACGAGTTCTTTTCTAATTATCCCAGCCAAGTTTAGGAAATCTTCTCTCTCTAAATCCCTTTCAAATCCGGAAATTCCTTTAAGCATACCACTTAGTGATTTCTTCTCACCTTCTGTAAATACTTTTGAAGTAATTGAATGTGTTTTACTTAATTTTGCATTGTCTTCTAAAGATTTCTTAGCATAACTAAATATTCCCGAAGCACCACTACTAACAGCATTTCCAAGAGCAGTCCCAGCAGCGATTTTTAAAATACTAGCGCCTTTAAGAATACTACTTTGAACGGTTTTGTTAAGTGCTATTTCTTTGTGCCGCCCACGTTTCAAATTTTCATATTCTAGTAGTCTTAGCTCTTTAGTTGACATTAAGGAATGCTTGAATGCTTTTCGCCTAGCGTTTTCAAATGTGTATCCAAGCTTAATGAGTTTTTTAGTCTCACTGAGTCTAAACTTTTCTACACCCTCCCTTAAACGTTCATATTTGTTTTGTTTAGATAGTTCACGTTTCTTCTCATATAAATTGTGTTTTAATATATCCTTAGTACTCTTTAGATGTGATCGCTTAGGTTTAATTAAACGTTCTAGTTTAGAAATGTCGCTCTCTAAAGATTTGCGAGTTGATGCGTGATCAAGTACACCTTTAAATTTAATTGTAAATTTTGTTGTGTTCATAATACACCTTTACTAAGGAACATTTCAAATATTTGCTTTTCAAGTTTAAGTTCAGATATTTTGTTAACTTCCATTAAATCTTTATAATTTAGTGTTTTGACGTCATTTAAAGTGCAAACACCCATGATAATTGGAAAGAAATATTTGTTTTGTTTTATCTCTTCAAGTAGCTTAAAATATTCAAGCTTAGTTTCATGTAATACTTGTATATACTCATTACTACTGCTTTTCATAAATTTTAAATACCTTCTATATTTTGATATTTTGTATTATCTCTTCATAATTCCAACTATCATCAATGTAATCAAATTG is from Borrelia puertoricensis and encodes:
- a CDS encoding DUF759 family protein translates to MNTTKFTIKFKGVLDHASTRKSLESDISKLERLIKPKRSHLKSTKDILKHNLYEKKRELSKQNKYERLREGVEKFRLSETKKLIKLGYTFENARRKAFKHSLMSTKELRLLEYENLKRGRHKEIALNKTVQSSILKGASILKIAAGTALGNAVSSGASGIFSYAKKSLEDNAKLSKTHSITSKVFTEGEKKSLSGMLKGISGFERDLEREDFLNLAGIIRKELVFLGQNNESNLKKAVEFAAKLKSTGVVDDTNSATKAVVEFLQGKSGPLYDIMSSFKEFTGKYNERAAMEYDILAPGQALDYRSHKLKEVINDWNSLKFPTYSSSSEEAKSSLEKLNDTGSKLTAKVLEPLVTSLNKILDWALTFNFQTHVTDPLIKGIKSIFSLDALIARLKAILPKFLGGDGGKSLDKLKTEEDSSIRTP
- a CDS encoding DUF1322 family protein, which translates into the protein MKSSSNEYIQVLHETKLEYFKLLEEIKQNKYFFPIIMGVCTLNDVKTLNYKDLMEVNKISELKLEKQIFEMFLSKGVL